ATATTGCTGAACAGCGTACCGAAAGATTGTCCGATCAGCTTTTCGAGCGGGAGCTTTTCCAGCCTTGCAAGCGCTTCGTTTGCATAGCGGAATATCCAGTCTACCGCTTCACACTCCTCGTTGAACACCATCTCAATATCGGTAAACGCAAACGGCATCTCATCAAAGGAGCGGTAATAGTCGTGATACTGCTCTTCGGTATCCGGCACACCGTCATGATCAAAGCCTTTTATTATCCTCTTTCTGCTCGTCTGCAGGCTTTCGATTATGTTATTCTTCCTGCGGCGTGCGTATTCGAGTTTTTCGCCGTTTACAAGGTCTATCATATCGGATATTTCGTGAATAGCCATAGCTGATACTATACATCCTCTGTGTGCCTTGATAAAGCCGTCACCCAGCATTGCTTCAAGAGCCACAAAGGTCATTCTTGTATTATATATCTTTCCGTCCGACAGGTGTATCTCGGCTGTTTTGCCTTCCATTACTATGTATAGTATAGAGCTGACGGAAATCACTACTTTCTTCCGCTCGCTTATTATTGTGATATACTCAGATTTATTAAAATTAGTCAAGGTGACTCCACCATTCTTTCACATATTACTGCCACATAATTCACATTATACGACATTCCGTGATTAATTGCAATATCAATGAACCTTTTCACTTAATACGCACATTGCACGGCTGTAAAAGCATATCTCAGCTTACTGTTTCTTTATAAGCATATCCGCAAAGTATTCGCACAGCTGAGGGTTTCTTATCAGCACAGGACCGATAAGATGAGTGCCGTAGAAATTACCGTAATGAACGCCCTCTTTGTTGTCATCCTTGCCGTTTCCGCTTCCCTGCTTTACATCAAACAGCGGTGAGGTAACTCCGGTTGTAAGGCTCGCCTTATTCACAAAGCCTATTATATCTCCGCCACACAGCGATGTGTCGCAAAGGCTGTCGGTAACAATCCTCTCTTTTCCTTCAATCGTTTCGTAAGGAAAGAACGAAAGGCCCTCGTGCTTTATACCGTCACAGTCGGTAACGCTCTGTCCGAACATCTCAAACGAATTGCCCGTTGCAAGAATTACCGTACCGTTATCAAGTGCCGCTTTTATATTATCCTTATAGCTTTGCAGATAATTAAGCGCTACTTTCTGATTCCTCTCGGTAGCAGAGCCGATAAATACGAAATCCGCACCCGAAACATCTATCTCATCATCTATCGACTGATATTCAATTTCAACGTTCTGCCCTTTATTTTCAAGTGCTCTTTTCAAGCCGCATACATTGCCGTAATCGCCGTAAAGATTGCACAGATCCGCAAATAAATGAATTATCCTCATACGTCCTCCTCTGCCTGCGTAAGCTCTACTTTTGACAAGAACTTCTCCTTATCCGAAAAGCAGGTGACAGTATACAGCTTGCCTAGCGGTTTAGCCGCAATTTCATCAAGTGCCGCAGGAATATCCTCGTTCACAGTCACCTTAGCTATATCAATATCCGTATACGAAAGCCTTGTTTCAAGATCCTTTGCGTGTCTGCCGAGCAGATAAAGGTGCTGTATGCAATCAGCCTTAAGCACACCATAGTCAATATCCCACAGCCAGCTTGTTTCACCTGTCGAATAACGACGGCTTACCGAATCTATTATTATGATTACCGAGCAGGGTTGATTTTTTCTTATGATATAATCATATACACGGTCGCTTGCAACGGAGTTTTCGTGCTTTGCAATAAGGAATGTGCCTTTGTTCATACCAAGTTTGAACTGCAAAATACGTCCGCTCTTGAGGAAATAGTGTGACAGTTCGTCTGCTATGACATCACCGTCAATTCCGACAATAGAGCAAGCCGCAAAGCAGGCAAGAATGTTATATACGTTGTAAACGCTCTTGAACAGCAGTTTTATCTTATATTTGCCGTTTATCGTAACAATACCGCTGTCATAATCGACATTCGTTACGGTGTACTGCGTATCGTGTTTTTTGTGTCCGCAGTTGTCGCAGTGATAGCTTCCGATATGTGCATAGTGATAGTAGTCATAGCTCATCCTGTGCTTGCATTCGGGGCAGAACGCACCGTCATTATATACGCCTGTAGCGTGGTCTGTGCTGAAATCCTGCTTATCCATACCGAACCATATCACATTATCCCTGTCCTTGCCGTATCTCGAAACAAGCGGATCATCGGCATTGAGGATAAGCTGTGATTCGGGTCTGATACTCTCCTTTACCGATTCATAGACCCATTCGGGATGACCGTTTCTCGTAAGCTGATCACGGTAGAGATTTGTAATTATATAGTGCGTAGGTGCAAAGAATTTAAATGAATACTTTGCGTATCTTTCGTCCGACTCAAGTAAAAGAACATCGCCCTTTACCTTTCCGCCGAATGTACAGTTGGATAATATTATCGCTGTAACACCCGCTATCTGATTTGAGCCTTCTTTATTCCATATAACCTTTTTTCCCGATTTACGCATTACCTGTGCAATCATCTCAACGGTCGAGGTCTTGCCGTTGCTTCCCGTAACCGCAATGACCTGCTGAGGCAGCTTCACCCTTGACAGTACATCGGGGCAGATTTTAAGTGCTATATCGCCCGGCAGACTGCTGCCTCTTCCGATAAGTTTAAGTAAACATTTCGACACTTTGCAAGCAAGTATCGCTAAGAACATTCTCATACTTTCTATCTCCTTAAAGAAACCAATTCTAAGATTCATAATTTAAATTATATCACAAAAGCGAACTCTTTTAAAGCGATTTTATAAAATTTTAGTCTGCCTGTTAAAAATGTTAATATCGTCATACAATTTCCGAGAATAAAACAAGACAAAAAGATAACAGAGGTGCTAAAATAAAGGCAATGGTGTAAAGCACCGAAAACGTTTTGTATTTTACAGAAAGGAAATATTTTATCATGAGTGAAAACAGACTTATAGGCGATTATCCCGTA
This window of the [Eubacterium] siraeum genome carries:
- a CDS encoding MurT ligase domain-containing protein; this translates as MRMFLAILACKVSKCLLKLIGRGSSLPGDIALKICPDVLSRVKLPQQVIAVTGSNGKTSTVEMIAQVMRKSGKKVIWNKEGSNQIAGVTAIILSNCTFGGKVKGDVLLLESDERYAKYSFKFFAPTHYIITNLYRDQLTRNGHPEWVYESVKESIRPESQLILNADDPLVSRYGKDRDNVIWFGMDKQDFSTDHATGVYNDGAFCPECKHRMSYDYYHYAHIGSYHCDNCGHKKHDTQYTVTNVDYDSGIVTINGKYKIKLLFKSVYNVYNILACFAACSIVGIDGDVIADELSHYFLKSGRILQFKLGMNKGTFLIAKHENSVASDRVYDYIIRKNQPCSVIIIIDSVSRRYSTGETSWLWDIDYGVLKADCIQHLYLLGRHAKDLETRLSYTDIDIAKVTVNEDIPAALDEIAAKPLGKLYTVTCFSDKEKFLSKVELTQAEEDV
- a CDS encoding glutamine amidotransferase, with amino-acid sequence MRIIHLFADLCNLYGDYGNVCGLKRALENKGQNVEIEYQSIDDEIDVSGADFVFIGSATERNQKVALNYLQSYKDNIKAALDNGTVILATGNSFEMFGQSVTDCDGIKHEGLSFFPYETIEGKERIVTDSLCDTSLCGGDIIGFVNKASLTTGVTSPLFDVKQGSGNGKDDNKEGVHYGNFYGTHLIGPVLIRNPQLCEYFADMLIKKQ
- a CDS encoding LytTR family transcriptional regulator DNA-binding domain-containing protein codes for the protein MTNFNKSEYITIISERKKVVISVSSILYIVMEGKTAEIHLSDGKIYNTRMTFVALEAMLGDGFIKAHRGCIVSAMAIHEISDMIDLVNGEKLEYARRRKNNIIESLQTSRKRIIKGFDHDGVPDTEEQYHDYYRSFDEMPFAFTDIEMVFNEECEAVDWIFRYANEALARLEKLPLEKLIGQSFGTLFSNMDAKWLKGYERSTLYGETLELMDYSPEIDTHLKVICFPTFKGHCGCILFDVDKIWFEQHSEDSAKTLARYYAKMPNNK